The following proteins come from a genomic window of Chaetodon auriga isolate fChaAug3 chromosome 16, fChaAug3.hap1, whole genome shotgun sequence:
- the pecam1a gene encoding platelet endothelial cell adhesion molecule isoform X1 translates to MDSRPPHLLLLLTSLLHCQYARGQSSFIIDAVGLAILPSSTVQSGTPVTLRCQVSVSHDNIPHLTHIFQLTQDDVPIHSSTTTKDSVEYELSPARAADSGNYECRVTVKDKSRGSFIQKLEVTGLQTPILYLNKTTPYESEEFVATCSAPEEKGSLIFRFYQRFRSGESQRLKQLAPTGNSSETTLVLRVVGDSFLYCDYEINLVSGPRRSNRSHEIPVIVRGLYISPIMNVLPSPNVFEGDIMEVVCKVVSPLKNIEVFLTKDRRILKQAPISLSHRFIAKEGDSGELVCKAEWGNVQKETYQVITVKELFSKPRLTVQPMDIFEGERFKLTCSVSVYVPERINNDTMRFSIYKDNLKLTSAETYMTVAHPNRNGNYTCKAQAASPSSSFIKDSQTVVVKAKVPVSKPVLSVVGGTLVLGKRFQLLCHSDSGTLPIVYTLYGPNRLLETRAVSTPWEEAIFNSSAIYRNLDLDNFLCHAKNSQHRTTVTESGQLLRSTNIIEPVSKPVLSVRHSTGDVSEGQDVTLVCSVQRGTLPISFTWYHTQVKEALTSQTSRKLEASHRINNVRGEHQGKYYCVCTNPANETQQSHTITITVKMAGWKKGLIAFFCILLILALILVVIFKRRLLRFKRKTTGELSVKSANTKVERLSLTQSEVNEAANVTPGMMGKSVWSEHISGSESDDQNSVISPEKAEPQYTEVQTRQADPNRAPVKKGTDTVYSEVRNSKQGVPEQGDGGSVEYAQLNHDADHHGDHGNHGHHSARDDHIDEIDSSVDNNAADHGE, encoded by the exons ATGGACTCCAGACCCccccacctgctgctgcttctcaccAGCCTCTTACACT GCCAATATGCCAGAGGACAGTCAT CATTCATTATAGATGCCGTCGGCCTTGCGATCCTGCCCAGCAGCACAGTTCAGAGCGGGACACCGGTGACATTGCGCTGCCAGGTCAGCGTCAGTCATGACAACATCCCTCACCTGACACATATTTTCCAGCTCACACAGGACGACGTCCCCATCCACTCGTCCACCACCACAAAAGACTCAGTCGAGTATGAACTCAGCCCAGCCAGAGCTGCAGACTCTGGGAATTATGAATGTCGGGTCACAGTCAAGGACAAGAGCAGAGGCAGCTTTATCCAAAAACTCGAAGTCACAG gcCTGCAGACCCCCATTCTCTATTTGAATAAGACGACACCCTATGAGAGTGAGGAGTTCGTAGCCACCTGTAGTGCTCCGGAGGAGAAAGGCTCCCTCATCTTCCGGTTTTACCAGAGATTTAGGAGCGGAGAGTCTCAGAGGTTAAAACAGCTGGCGCCCACTGGGAACTCCTCAGAGACCACACTGGTCCTGAGAGTGGTTGGAGACAGCTTCCTGTACTGCGACTATGAGATCAATTTGGTTTCTGGGCCCAGACGCTCCAACCGCAGCCATGAGATTCCAGTGATAGTCAGAG GTCTCTACATTTCCCCGATTATGAATGTGCTGCCCTCCCCAAATGTCTTTGAGGGTGACATAATGGAGGTGGTATGTAAAGTGGTGAGTCCGCTCAAGAACATTGAAGTGTTCCTTACCAAAGACAGGAGGATCCTCAAGCAAGCACCAATCAGCCTCAGTCATCGGTTCATTGCAAAAGAAGGCGACTCCGGGGAGCTTGTGTGCAAGGCAGAGTGGGGCAATGTGCAGAAAGAAACCTATCAAGTAATCACAGTCAAAG AGCTGTTTTCAAAGCCACGTCTGACGGTGCAGCCCATGGACATATTTGAGGGAGAGCGCTTCAAGCTGACCTGCTCCGTATCTGTTTACGTTCCTGAGAGGATCAACAATGACACCATGCGGTTCTCCATCTACAAAGATAACCTCAAACTCACCAGTGCAGAGACATACATGACTGTGGCACACCCTAATAGAAATGGCAACTACACCTGCAAAGCACAGGCTGCTTCTCCATCAAGCAGTTTTATAAAAGACAGCCAAACAGTTGTTGTTAAAGCAAAAG TTCCTGTTTCAAAACCTGTGCTGAGTGTGGTTGGGGGTACGCTGGTGTTGGGGAAGCGcttccagctgctctgtcacagtgacagtggCACTCTGCCCATTGTCTACACCCTATACGGCCCCAACAGGCTGCTTGAGACCAGGGCGGTGAGCACGCCATGGGAAGAGGCCATCTTTAACTCCTCAGCTATCTACAGGAATTTGGACTTAGACAACTTTCTTTGCCACGCCAAAAACAGTCAACACAGAACAACTGTGACAGAATCAGGGCAGCTGTTACGTTCGACCAACATCATTG AGCCGGTGTCAAAACCCGTGTTGAGCGTGCGCCATAGCACGGGAGACGTCTCTGAGGGGCAGGACGTGACTCTTGTGTGCTCCGTTCAGAGAGGCACTCTTCCCATCAGCTTCACCTGGTACCACACTCAGGTAAAGGAAGCTCTCACTTCCCAGACTTCCAGGAAACTGGAGGCGTCCCACAGGATCAACAATGTCAGAGGAGAACACCAAGGAAAATACTACTGTGTGTGCACCAACCCTGCCAACGAAACCCAACAAAGtcacaccatcaccatcacag TTAAGATGGCTGGCTGGAAAAAAGGTCTCATCGCCTTCTTCTGCATCCTGCTCATACTGGCATTGATCCTTGTTGTCATCTTCAAAAGACGCCTCCTTAGATTTAAGAGGAAAACAACGGGCGAGCTGTCAGT GAAGTCAGCCAACACCAAAGTCGAGCGGCTGAGCCTCACCCAGTCAGAGGTCAATGAGGCTGCCAATG tcactccaggcatgatgggaaaaagtGTTTGGAGCGAACACATATCGGGCTCTG AGTCTGATGACCAGAACAGTGTGATCTCTCCAGAGAAGGCAGAACCTCAGTACACTGAGGTGCAGACCAGACAGGCAGATCCTAACAGAG CTCCGGTGAAAAAGGGCACAGACACGGTGTACAGCGAAGTGCGGAACTCCAAGCAAG GTGTTCCAGAGCAGGGGGATGGT GGGTCAGTGGAGTACGCACAGCTGAATCATGATGCGGATCACCACGGTGACCACGGTAACCATGGTCACCACAGTGCACGGGATGACCACATAGATGAGATTGACAGCAGCGTTGATAACAACGCCGCTGACCATGGGGAGTGA
- the pecam1a gene encoding platelet endothelial cell adhesion molecule isoform X2 yields the protein MDSRPPHLLLLLTSLLHCQYARGQSSFIIDAVGLAILPSSTVQSGTPVTLRCQVSVSHDNIPHLTHIFQLTQDDVPIHSSTTTKDSVEYELSPARAADSGNYECRVTVKDKSRGSFIQKLEVTGLQTPILYLNKTTPYESEEFVATCSAPEEKGSLIFRFYQRFRSGESQRLKQLAPTGNSSETTLVLRVVGDSFLYCDYEINLVSGPRRSNRSHEIPVIVRGLYISPIMNVLPSPNVFEGDIMEVVCKVVSPLKNIEVFLTKDRRILKQAPISLSHRFIAKEGDSGELVCKAEWGNVQKETYQVITVKELFSKPRLTVQPMDIFEGERFKLTCSVSVYVPERINNDTMRFSIYKDNLKLTSAETYMTVAHPNRNGNYTCKAQAASPSSSFIKDSQTVVVKAKVPVSKPVLSVVGGTLVLGKRFQLLCHSDSGTLPIVYTLYGPNRLLETRAVSTPWEEAIFNSSAIYRNLDLDNFLCHAKNSQHRTTVTESGQLLRSTNIIEPVSKPVLSVRHSTGDVSEGQDVTLVCSVQRGTLPISFTWYHTQVKEALTSQTSRKLEASHRINNVRGEHQGKYYCVCTNPANETQQSHTITITVKMAGWKKGLIAFFCILLILALILVVIFKRRLLRFKRKTTGELSVKSANTKVERLSLTQSEVNEAANVTPGMMGKSVWSEHISGSESDDQNSVISPEKAEPQYTEVQTRQADPNRAPVKKGTDTVYSEVRNSKQGVPEQGDGRDLSPTDTVQ from the exons ATGGACTCCAGACCCccccacctgctgctgcttctcaccAGCCTCTTACACT GCCAATATGCCAGAGGACAGTCAT CATTCATTATAGATGCCGTCGGCCTTGCGATCCTGCCCAGCAGCACAGTTCAGAGCGGGACACCGGTGACATTGCGCTGCCAGGTCAGCGTCAGTCATGACAACATCCCTCACCTGACACATATTTTCCAGCTCACACAGGACGACGTCCCCATCCACTCGTCCACCACCACAAAAGACTCAGTCGAGTATGAACTCAGCCCAGCCAGAGCTGCAGACTCTGGGAATTATGAATGTCGGGTCACAGTCAAGGACAAGAGCAGAGGCAGCTTTATCCAAAAACTCGAAGTCACAG gcCTGCAGACCCCCATTCTCTATTTGAATAAGACGACACCCTATGAGAGTGAGGAGTTCGTAGCCACCTGTAGTGCTCCGGAGGAGAAAGGCTCCCTCATCTTCCGGTTTTACCAGAGATTTAGGAGCGGAGAGTCTCAGAGGTTAAAACAGCTGGCGCCCACTGGGAACTCCTCAGAGACCACACTGGTCCTGAGAGTGGTTGGAGACAGCTTCCTGTACTGCGACTATGAGATCAATTTGGTTTCTGGGCCCAGACGCTCCAACCGCAGCCATGAGATTCCAGTGATAGTCAGAG GTCTCTACATTTCCCCGATTATGAATGTGCTGCCCTCCCCAAATGTCTTTGAGGGTGACATAATGGAGGTGGTATGTAAAGTGGTGAGTCCGCTCAAGAACATTGAAGTGTTCCTTACCAAAGACAGGAGGATCCTCAAGCAAGCACCAATCAGCCTCAGTCATCGGTTCATTGCAAAAGAAGGCGACTCCGGGGAGCTTGTGTGCAAGGCAGAGTGGGGCAATGTGCAGAAAGAAACCTATCAAGTAATCACAGTCAAAG AGCTGTTTTCAAAGCCACGTCTGACGGTGCAGCCCATGGACATATTTGAGGGAGAGCGCTTCAAGCTGACCTGCTCCGTATCTGTTTACGTTCCTGAGAGGATCAACAATGACACCATGCGGTTCTCCATCTACAAAGATAACCTCAAACTCACCAGTGCAGAGACATACATGACTGTGGCACACCCTAATAGAAATGGCAACTACACCTGCAAAGCACAGGCTGCTTCTCCATCAAGCAGTTTTATAAAAGACAGCCAAACAGTTGTTGTTAAAGCAAAAG TTCCTGTTTCAAAACCTGTGCTGAGTGTGGTTGGGGGTACGCTGGTGTTGGGGAAGCGcttccagctgctctgtcacagtgacagtggCACTCTGCCCATTGTCTACACCCTATACGGCCCCAACAGGCTGCTTGAGACCAGGGCGGTGAGCACGCCATGGGAAGAGGCCATCTTTAACTCCTCAGCTATCTACAGGAATTTGGACTTAGACAACTTTCTTTGCCACGCCAAAAACAGTCAACACAGAACAACTGTGACAGAATCAGGGCAGCTGTTACGTTCGACCAACATCATTG AGCCGGTGTCAAAACCCGTGTTGAGCGTGCGCCATAGCACGGGAGACGTCTCTGAGGGGCAGGACGTGACTCTTGTGTGCTCCGTTCAGAGAGGCACTCTTCCCATCAGCTTCACCTGGTACCACACTCAGGTAAAGGAAGCTCTCACTTCCCAGACTTCCAGGAAACTGGAGGCGTCCCACAGGATCAACAATGTCAGAGGAGAACACCAAGGAAAATACTACTGTGTGTGCACCAACCCTGCCAACGAAACCCAACAAAGtcacaccatcaccatcacag TTAAGATGGCTGGCTGGAAAAAAGGTCTCATCGCCTTCTTCTGCATCCTGCTCATACTGGCATTGATCCTTGTTGTCATCTTCAAAAGACGCCTCCTTAGATTTAAGAGGAAAACAACGGGCGAGCTGTCAGT GAAGTCAGCCAACACCAAAGTCGAGCGGCTGAGCCTCACCCAGTCAGAGGTCAATGAGGCTGCCAATG tcactccaggcatgatgggaaaaagtGTTTGGAGCGAACACATATCGGGCTCTG AGTCTGATGACCAGAACAGTGTGATCTCTCCAGAGAAGGCAGAACCTCAGTACACTGAGGTGCAGACCAGACAGGCAGATCCTAACAGAG CTCCGGTGAAAAAGGGCACAGACACGGTGTACAGCGAAGTGCGGAACTCCAAGCAAG GTGTTCCAGAGCAGGGGGATGGT AGAGACCTCTCACCGACAGACACAGTGCAATAA